The sequence TTCCTCTCCTGCATAGTGAATGACAACTTCTTTTCCGGAGCTTTCCTCCACATGTCCGATGATTCTGGCTTCAATACCGAATTGGCCGGAAACGGCAATTAATTTATCAGCTAAATCCGGATGGCAATAAATTTCCAGACGATGTCCCATGTTGAAAACTTTAAACATTTCATTGAGCGGGGTATCATTTTGTTGCTGAATCAATCTGAATACCGGTGGAATTTCAAACAGATTATTTTTTACAATTTTAAGATTATCAATAAAATGGAGAATTTTGGTTTGTCCACCTCCCGTACAATGTACTATGCCATGAAGTTCGCTTCTGTAAGAAAATAAAATTTCCTGAAGCAAAGGCAAATAAGTACGAGTGGGAGAAAGCAACAATCGACCTACATTAATATCACTTAATCCGGTATTATCAGTCAGAAACATTTTCCCTGAATAAATTACTTCCGGAGAAAGAGCCGGATCGTAAGATTCGGGATATTTTTCTGCATAATATTTATTCAAAACTTCGTGGCGGGCAAAGGTCAATCCATTTGAGCCAATACCGCTGTTATACCCATCTTCATAAATGGATTGGCCAAATGAAGCGAAACCTACAATCACATCGCCCGGCTGCGGCCTTATTTCAATGACCTCGTTTCTTTTAATACGAGTTGCTACTGTTATTCCAACATCAATGGTACGGACAATATCCCCGACATCAGCAGTTTCACCTCCGGCCAAATAGATATTAATCCCAAATTTTTTCAGTTTCTCTGCAAAAACAGCCTGTGCATTGATCACTCTTGAAATAACTTCACCACTGATTAGGTTTTTATTTCTGCCAATGGTTGATGACAAAATGAAATTACTGGCAGCACCCGAGCAAGCCAGATCATCAATATTCATCACTATTGCGTCCTGAACGATACCTTCCCACACATTTTCATCTCCGGTTTCTTTCCAGTATAGGTAAGCCAATGAAGTTTTTGTTCCGGCTGTATCGGCATGCATGATGAGGGCATACTGCTCATCTCCGTAAAGAAAATCGGGAAGTATTTTACAGAAAGCCTGAGGATAAAGACCTTTATCGAGATGTTTTATTGCTTCATGAACATCTTTTTTATCAGCAGAAACCCCTCTTTTCTCGTATTTCATAACCTTGAATTTCATCGCAATTTCGGGTTATTCAAATGACGGGTAGCATCTCTCCTGCTTTTTTTTTCAAACGATTTTTTTAACTCCTCAGTGAGATCCACCCCTGTCTGATTGGCAATACAAAGGAGTACCCAGAAGACATCAGCCAGCTCTTCACCGATAGAGGCTTTATCTTCATGCTCCTTAAACGACTGATCTCCGTAAACTCTTGCCATCAGACGGGATAGTTCGCCTACTTCTTCTACCAGTACGGCAAGATTGGTAAGTTCGCTGAAATACCTGACACCTTTTTCTTTGATCCAGGTATCCACCATTTTTTGAGCATCTTTGATGGTCATTCCCATAATCTTATTCATCATAAAACAAAAATCCCGGCTTTTGACCGGGACTTTTGCATTATTGGGTTAAAAAACTTATTTCGTTAAGGTTATCTTTTCAATAACACTTGATTCGGTGGTTGTAACATTTACAAAGTAAACGCCAGCGGCCTGGTTGCTGAGGTCAATCCTGAAGGTTCCGCCAACCGTATTGTGCAGACTCAAAGCATTGATCTGATGACCGAGCATATCAGTAATCACAATGCTCAACTCTGTATTCTGCGGCAACTGAACATCCACAAGGAATTCACCCCTGGTCGGATTAGGATAAACCCTGACATACCTTGCCAACCCTTCTTCCATGCCAATACTCTTTTCACATTCATCGACATTGACATACCGGGTAACCTTAAGTGCCTCATTCCCTGAATTATCCACTGCACTATAGACAATCGAATACAGACCGATATACCTGTTGACATAGTAATCAGTGAAATAGGAACCGCTCAATGTAGGTTTAAGGTTTTTGTCAAAGTTATCGGTTACGGTTGCCGTAACAGTTGTCAGGTCAAGTGTATCGTAACGGCAGATGTTGTAAACATAATCACCTACCAGTGTGATAACCGGCTTTTGAGTATCTTTTACACGAACGGTAAATGAAATCATGCTGCTGTTACCGGAACCATCTTCCACCTTGTAAGTAAAGGTAAAGTCGCCCAGCTGATTGGCAGGGTTGCCTAACCCAAAGGTGGAAACGTAGGTACCTCCGTAAGTTTCAGTCATTTCACTCAAAGAGTTGTAATTATCAGTAACGTTGACTGAAGGCATCTGGAAGACACTAAGCACTTCAATAGTGATGGTATCGCCATCTTTATAAGGTGGTTTAACTGCAATGACAGGTGCCTTGGTATCTACCACATTGACCACACGCTGTACACTTACCGGACCATTTCCGTTGCAATCAGTGATGGAATAAGTCAGGGTGTAACTCCCAAGTTTGTGGATATTGACTGATCCTGTAATTTCAGGCTGGAGGTTTTGACAGTAGTTGTCAGTGATGGTTACACCGGGATCATTGAAAGTTGTATGAACATCAATATCCATTACACTGTAACCATTCAGGTAAATCTTCGGATCATCGAGGTCACGTATGCTTACCCATCTTGATACGGAGGCAGTATTGCCTTTTTTGTCATAGGCAGTATAAGTAATCTGATAATCGCCAAGCTGTGCGGTATCAACACTACCTGTAATATCCACTTTATCAAGACCAGAGCAGGTATCATAGGCATTATACCCCGGATCAGTATAGAGACTAAAGACATTCAGGGTATCAAATTCTTTTCCTTTAAGTGTGATGACAGGTGCTACATTGTCGGGATTAACAATAATCACCCTGCGTTTGGTTGCAATATTGTTGTACGGGTCTTTTGCTTCATAATTGTAGAAGTAGGTCCCTGAATTTTTGCAATCCAGATTGGTGCCTTTATCAGTTACAGGAATACTACCGGCAATATTATCATAAGCAGTAGCACCGGCATCCTTATAGTTACAGTTACATTGTTCAAGATATACAGTGTCGCTGCCGATAAGTGTTATTTCCGGAGGAGTTCCGTCAGGCCTGATAACTACACGATAATCTTCCACTTCACCAAAGAGGCGGTTACCACAGGAACCGTTAGGCATTCCACCTAAAGAAGTAGCTACACGCATTCTGGTAGAACCCTGGGTTGCAGTCGAAGGAACGGAGAAGGTGAGTTCCCAGAACAAAGTTGAGGCATCTATTTCGGTGCCAAGCAATTCGCCCTGGTCATCAAAGTCACCGTCTATGTTCCAGTCAATCCATGCAGCACGGTTCATTTTGTTAAAGGTAGAGTTACGTTCAACGGTTAACTTATAGGTACCCAGAATATCAAGGTATGTCCAATGGTCATTGCTGTAGTTGGTATAAGCAGCTTTTCCGATACCTGAAGCATTGTTGATGCTTTCAAGTTTCACACGGCTGATACCTATGTCTGCATTCAGGTTTGAGGCAGTTGGTTTGCAATAGGCAATAGCTTCAATATAGTCTTGTTTGTAAATGCTGTCAGTATAGTATAAATCATAAGTAGCATAGAGTTTAATGGAATATTTGCCTGTTTTTTCGAATCTGATAATCGGATTCCGGCTGGTTTCTGAAGTACCACCGACAAAGGTGTGTGATTTCACCCAGTTGTTCTGGTCGTCCAGCATGGTATCAGGGTAAACTTTCCATAGCCAGCTATTCACACAACCAAGTGGATTAAACAAATTACCGTGTGACTCATCTGTGAACTTCACATAATCTTCTTTGGCTACAGGTTTTCTGATATCAGCGCTAAAGTCAGCTGTTGGTGGGTCAGTGGGTTGATCAACATAAATTTTCTTTGTTTTGGTAGAAGTACCACCACAGTTGTCAACCTGAAGTGTAATATCATAAGAACCACCAAAGAAGAGATAAGTATAAGAAGCAATCGAATCGAAAGCATCAAAGAACTTATCCATGTCAAAATCCCAGTTGAAGGAGAGAGCTTCTCCCTTGCTGGTAGAATGGAAGGTTGCCGGGACACCGAGGCAAATAGTATCAGGCCCTTCAAAATCAGCAACAGGAGCCGGGAACAAAGCAGGAGTTCCATACCATTCACCTTCCCAACCTGCGGCTTGTCCGCTTCCGTTGGTAATCCATTCGATATACAGTTTACCGGTCGATGAGGTGAATTTTTTCTGGAAGGTTGCATCTGTAAAGTTGCCATAAATACCATTCGGATAATTCGTTGTATTCCATAGCTTTTTACCTTGATTGTTCGTTCCTTCATAAACTCTCAGATAATCGCCTGAAAGAGAAGTAAAGTTTTTCAGTTCGAAAGTTAATTCACCGGCACAGGGTTCAAGTGCAATATAGCAATTGACGTTGTTGCCATAATTGGATAATGGACCGCCATCATCGTAAAGAATACCGTACAAGCTCTTTGTAGTGGTCGGGAATGCAGCAATACACATCCACTGGGATGGTTTTACAATGATATATTTTTCCTTACACATTGAATCGGCACCGACACTGTTCTTTGTCCACAGACAGATTTTGTAAGTGCCGGGATAATCAAAGCTGATGTAAGGATTCTGTGATTTATAATGTGTGGGCGGAATATAGGAATGTGATGGCATCATTCCACCTAAAGCAGGATCATAAACTGAATCCGGAAACACACTCCATCTCCATTCTGTCGGACAGTTGGTTGATAAGTCGTAGAACTGAACCGGAAAGGCAGTTTCAACTATATTCATTTCAGATACAAAATCAGTTACAGGTTTTACTTTGGGATAATCAGCCACAACAATTTTGGTGAAAGTATCGCCACCACCGCAGTTTTCAGTAATTAGTGTAATTGTATCAATATCCGGATCCGGGAATGTTGTTACAAAATGAAAATCATTTGTTTTAAATTTTCCATTCATATACCACCAGTAACCCTGCAGGGCAGTTTTGGAAGCAGCATTGGCAAAGGTTACAGGTGTACCGACACAAACGGTATCTTCAGAAAGGAATTTGGATTTGGGTTTCTGAACAGGATAACTGGATTCATCAGCACCAATGGCTGTTTCATAAATACAACGTGCATCTCCGTCCACATCAGTTTTTAGTTTAAAGTCATTTTTAAAGCGCATGGGCGGAAAAGCAGAATTAATATGATAGTCTGTTGCACTGACGAATTTCGGATCTTCATTTTCCATAGAGGCCATATCGTGAACCCCGACATTGCCTTGTGCAGCCTGCCATTGAGCGAGGTTTTTACAGTAGGCATTCAGGTATGTACCTGACAGATAATCATAGTAATACCAGAAGTCCCATCCTTTTCCGGTTGTATAAAGGTAATCATTTCTGTCGCAGAAGACCCTTCCAGTGTAATAAATATAATAGAATCTCAACAGATAGCCCTGACTCTTGGAATAGAAAATATTGTTGAAAATATTTACTGAGTTGGGATAATAATTTACAGCAAGACAATAGGCATAATCGGAAGAATTGGTATTGCCTTCAACGACAATGGTATTATGAAGCACCTGACAACGGGTTGCATAATAATATAAGGTAATGGCCTGCTGATACTGAGCATCCATAAAGTTGGAAATAATATTATTGACGATATAGGTTGTATCACCTGATCCATAATATCCTTCATAATACATATAATAGCCATAACGGCCGGGATTCAGAATGTTTCCATCGAGAACAGTTCCCTGACCATAGTAGCTGTACATACCATAAGCATAGCTGTAACGGAATCCGGAAATTCTGTTCTGAATAAACATGCTTCTTTTATGATAATAAGCATAAACAGCATAATAATACTGGTTTTTGAATACATTGCGATAGAATACATTGCTGTCAAGATTCGGGTTATTATAGGTTTGCCCCATAAGGCTTACACCTACATAACCATTATTTAGTTCACAGTTCGAGACAACGTTGTAGCTGCCATTGGCACCATAAGACGAATACGAACTAGCAGAGCCTGAGAAAAGTACCACATTATAGCTGCTGCTGGTTGACAGATAGGCATTTAAAACGCAGTTGTCAAAATTGTTATACCTTGAATCGTTGTGGAACCAAAGCACACAATAGTTGGAGGAATTGACTGCATTGATGGTAAAGTTTTTAAATCTGTAATACTTTGCTCCATCAATGTCAATAACGGCCTGCTGGGTATTGGTAATGAAAGTCGTTGATTTGTCAGCTCCGATAAAGGTAACGGTATTGGTAGCACTCATACCGGTTATTGGCTGAAGTTTAATAGCCTGGTTATAGGTGCCGGCTGCCACATTGAATACCACAGGACCAACTATGCCGCACTGGGCAAGTTTGGTCAGTGCTTCATTGATTCCGGGGAAATCTGCTCCGGTACCACCAATTTTATAGGTACCTTTCATCCCCGTACAGAAGTTGATATATAAAGTATCGTCTGACCTTTTATTATCAGGGAAAGAGTCGTTTGCATTGGTAACCCAAGCTCTTAATTTATGATCCCCGGGTGTAGGGACATACACTTTTTTAGCAAAGACATAGGTTTCTTCTTCTCCGGGATATAAAGTACCTCCTTTTGGTGTGTAGTTAAGAACCAACTCAGGAGTTCCCCAGTCGAGTGAATAGCCGAGGTCGAGCCAGTAAACGGTATCGGCACCGAGGTTCTGAAATGCAAATTCAAATAAGTTGCTGTCAACCCCGAAAACCTGAGGCTGGACTTTTCTGGTAGATGCCACATTAAAGCCGGATAAGGGTTGAACAGTTACCGCATAATCTTCGGTTTCACCATAGTAGTTGTAAGCATCTGTACAGGCAGTTGTCAGCGTATTGTAAGTGCCACCGCCATAGTAGTCATAAGTCAGCTCGATACGCAGGCGTGTTGTCCCCGGTACTGCCGTAGCAGGTACAGCAATAGTGGTTGAAACGGTAGAGCCGTTTACAGCAGGCACGCCCGAACGATCCCAGATGATTTCCGTTGAAGAAAAAGAACCATCTTTGTTCCAGTCTGCCCATACACGCATGCAGAAATTATAGGATGTTCCT is a genomic window of Sphingobacteriales bacterium containing:
- a CDS encoding phosphoribosylformylglycinamidine cyclo-ligase — encoded protein: MKFKVMKYEKRGVSADKKDVHEAIKHLDKGLYPQAFCKILPDFLYGDEQYALIMHADTAGTKTSLAYLYWKETGDENVWEGIVQDAIVMNIDDLACSGAASNFILSSTIGRNKNLISGEVISRVINAQAVFAEKLKKFGINIYLAGGETADVGDIVRTIDVGITVATRIKRNEVIEIRPQPGDVIVGFASFGQSIYEDGYNSGIGSNGLTFARHEVLNKYYAEKYPESYDPALSPEVIYSGKMFLTDNTGLSDINVGRLLLSPTRTYLPLLQEILFSYRSELHGIVHCTGGGQTKILHFIDNLKIVKNNLFEIPPVFRLIQQQNDTPLNEMFKVFNMGHRLEIYCHPDLADKLIAVSGQFGIEARIIGHVEESSGKEVVIHYAGEEFTYF
- a CDS encoding nucleotide pyrophosphohydrolase, which gives rise to MTIKDAQKMVDTWIKEKGVRYFSELTNLAVLVEEVGELSRLMARVYGDQSFKEHEDKASIGEELADVFWVLLCIANQTGVDLTEELKKSFEKKSRRDATRHLNNPKLR
- a CDS encoding DUF5011 domain-containing protein; its protein translation is FIFALLSWVSFNAVSQTYCSSTWQYAQYGYWYIESVKLGTMYNYNNTYTSSGYSDYTSSYNANLIAATNYTMEVKSAVGIGTSYNFCMRVWADWNKDGSFSSTEIIWDRSGVPAVNGSTVSTTIAVPATAVPGTTRLRIELTYDYYGGGTYNTLTTACTDAYNYYGETEDYAVTVQPLSGFNVASTRKVQPQVFGVDSNLFEFAFQNLGADTVYWLDLGYSLDWGTPELVLNYTPKGGTLYPGEEETYVFAKKVYVPTPGDHKLRAWVTNANDSFPDNKRSDDTLYINFCTGMKGTYKIGGTGADFPGINEALTKLAQCGIVGPVVFNVAAGTYNQAIKLQPITGMSATNTVTFIGADKSTTFITNTQQAVIDIDGAKYYRFKNFTINAVNSSNYCVLWFHNDSRYNNFDNCVLNAYLSTSSSYNVVLFSGSASSYSSYGANGSYNVVSNCELNNGYVGVSLMGQTYNNPNLDSNVFYRNVFKNQYYYAVYAYYHKRSMFIQNRISGFRYSYAYGMYSYYGQGTVLDGNILNPGRYGYYMYYEGYYGSGDTTYIVNNIISNFMDAQYQQAITLYYYATRCQVLHNTIVVEGNTNSSDYAYCLAVNYYPNSVNIFNNIFYSKSQGYLLRFYYIYYTGRVFCDRNDYLYTTGKGWDFWYYYDYLSGTYLNAYCKNLAQWQAAQGNVGVHDMASMENEDPKFVSATDYHINSAFPPMRFKNDFKLKTDVDGDARCIYETAIGADESSYPVQKPKSKFLSEDTVCVGTPVTFANAASKTALQGYWWYMNGKFKTNDFHFVTTFPDPDIDTITLITENCGGGDTFTKIVVADYPKVKPVTDFVSEMNIVETAFPVQFYDLSTNCPTEWRWSVFPDSVYDPALGGMMPSHSYIPPTHYKSQNPYISFDYPGTYKICLWTKNSVGADSMCKEKYIIVKPSQWMCIAAFPTTTKSLYGILYDDGGPLSNYGNNVNCYIALEPCAGELTFELKNFTSLSGDYLRVYEGTNNQGKKLWNTTNYPNGIYGNFTDATFQKKFTSSTGKLYIEWITNGSGQAAGWEGEWYGTPALFPAPVADFEGPDTICLGVPATFHSTSKGEALSFNWDFDMDKFFDAFDSIASYTYLFFGGSYDITLQVDNCGGTSTKTKKIYVDQPTDPPTADFSADIRKPVAKEDYVKFTDESHGNLFNPLGCVNSWLWKVYPDTMLDDQNNWVKSHTFVGGTSETSRNPIIRFEKTGKYSIKLYATYDLYYTDSIYKQDYIEAIAYCKPTASNLNADIGISRVKLESINNASGIGKAAYTNYSNDHWTYLDILGTYKLTVERNSTFNKMNRAAWIDWNIDGDFDDQGELLGTEIDASTLFWELTFSVPSTATQGSTRMRVATSLGGMPNGSCGNRLFGEVEDYRVVIRPDGTPPEITLIGSDTVYLEQCNCNYKDAGATAYDNIAGSIPVTDKGTNLDCKNSGTYFYNYEAKDPYNNIATKRRVIIVNPDNVAPVITLKGKEFDTLNVFSLYTDPGYNAYDTCSGLDKVDITGSVDTAQLGDYQITYTAYDKKGNTASVSRWVSIRDLDDPKIYLNGYSVMDIDVHTTFNDPGVTITDNYCQNLQPEITGSVNIHKLGSYTLTYSITDCNGNGPVSVQRVVNVVDTKAPVIAVKPPYKDGDTITIEVLSVFQMPSVNVTDNYNSLSEMTETYGGTYVSTFGLGNPANQLGDFTFTYKVEDGSGNSSMISFTVRVKDTQKPVITLVGDYVYNICRYDTLDLTTVTATVTDNFDKNLKPTLSGSYFTDYYVNRYIGLYSIVYSAVDNSGNEALKVTRYVNVDECEKSIGMEEGLARYVRVYPNPTRGEFLVDVQLPQNTELSIVITDMLGHQINALSLHNTVGGTFRIDLSNQAAGVYFVNVTTTESSVIEKITLTK